The following are encoded in a window of Caldisericota bacterium genomic DNA:
- a CDS encoding S-layer homology domain-containing protein, translated as MLVRALALSIIDAENPFIDLSSSYFGYREIITAFYSGIIVGSSENGKIYFKPLGVLTRGDAAILMGKAIEAKE; from the coding sequence CGATGCTTGTGAGAGCTTTGGCTCTTTCCATTATTGATGCAGAAAATCCGTTTATTGATCTAAGTTCGTCTTATTTTGGATACAGGGAAATTATCACTGCTTTTTACAGTGGCATAATTGTTGGTTCTAGCGAAAACGGAAAGATTTATTTTAAGCCGTTAGGTGTATTAACCAGAGGAGATGCAGCTATTCTAATGGGAAAGGCCATTGAGGCAAAGGAATAG